From Triticum urartu cultivar G1812 chromosome 2, Tu2.1, whole genome shotgun sequence, a single genomic window includes:
- the LOC125533615 gene encoding disease resistance protein RGA5-like, which translates to MKQKMVIRVHMTCDKCRSKAMGLVASVYGVERVEIQGDDRDQLAVVGDGVDAANLTACLRKKVGNADLLTVEAVVADPKPKPASETGEGEAWCPQQWYPGYHSWPAGAYSHCYPYSM; encoded by the exons ATGAAG CAAAAGATGGTGATCAGGGTGCACATGACGTGCGACAAATGCCGATCCAAGGCAATGGGGCTGGTTGCCTCGGTATACG GAGTGGAGCGTGTGGAGATACAAGGCGACGACAGGGACCAGCTGGCGGTGGTCGGCGACGGGGTGGACGCCGCCAACCTCACGGCCTGCCTGCGGAAGAAGGTCGGGAACGCGGATCTCCTCACGGTGGAGGCGGTCGTCGCCGACCCGAAGCCGAAGCCAGCATCGGAGACCGGCGAGGGCGAGGCTTGGTGTCCGCAGCAGTGGTATCCCGGATACCACTCCTGGCCGGCAGGGGCTTACTCCCACTGCTACCCGTACAGCATGTAA
- the LOC125533616 gene encoding disease resistance protein RGA5-like produces MKQKMVIRVHMTCDKCRSKAMGLVASIYGVERVEIQGDDRDRLAVVGDGVDAANLTACLRKKVGNADLLTVEAVVPEKKPAPAPETTEAPWCPGYYSWPAAAYSHCYPYTYSM; encoded by the exons ATGAAG CAAAAGATGGTGATCAGGGTGCACATGACCTGCGACAAATGCCGGTCCAAGGCAATGGGCTTGGTTGCCTCCATATACG GAGTGGAGCGTGTGGAGATACAGGGCGACGACAGGGACCGGCTGGCGGTGGTCGGCGACGGGGTGGACGCCGCCAACCTCACGGCCTGCCTGCGGAAGAAGGTGGGGAACGCGGACCTCCTCACGGTGGAGGCGGTCGTTCCCGAGAAGAAGCCGGCGCCGGCACCGGAGACCACCGAGGCTCCGTGGTGTCCCGGCTATTACTCCTGGCCGGCAGCGGCCTACTCCCACTGCTATCCGTACACGTACAGCATGTAG